Proteins found in one Lycium ferocissimum isolate CSIRO_LF1 chromosome 6, AGI_CSIRO_Lferr_CH_V1, whole genome shotgun sequence genomic segment:
- the LOC132058966 gene encoding probable 1-deoxy-D-xylulose-5-phosphate synthase 2, chloroplastic yields MAVSSGPVFRINQPTLPYLTTPRFHFTKKKFPVKASVNGSDEINGKIVGNKEKDSWQIDFSGDKPPTPFLDTINYPMHMKNLSKLDLEHLAAELRAEIVYSVAKTGGHLSSSLGVVDLTVALHHVFDTPEDKIIWDVGHQAYAHKILTGRRSKMHTIRKTSGLAPFPKRDESVYDAFGAGHSSTSISAGLGMAVARDLLGKNNHVISIIGDGSMTAGQAYEALNNAGFLDSNLIVILNDNEQVSLPTATLDGPATPVGALSSALSKLQASRKFRQLREAAKSVTKQIGPQAHEVAAKVDEYARGMISASGSTLFEELGLYYIGPVDGHNIEDLINILQKVKSMPAPGPVLIHIVTEKGKGYPPAEAAADKMHGVAQFDPKTGKQFKAKSPTLSYTQYFAESLIKEAENDDKIVAIHAAMGGGTGLNYFQKRFPERCFDVGIAEQHAVTFAAGLATEGLKPFCAIYSSFLQRGYDQVVHDVDLQKLPVRFAMDRAGLVGADGPTHCGAFDVAYMACLPNMVVMAPSDEAELMHMVATAAAIDDRPSCFRFPRGNGIGAVLAQNNKGIPIEVGKGRILREGERVAILGYGSIVQQCLGAADILQSHNVRITVADARFCKPLDADLIRRLAREHEILITVEEGSIGGFGSHVAHFLSLNSILDGPLKLRSMVLPDRYIDHGSPLDQIEAAGLSSRHISATILTLLGRPKEAMVVN; encoded by the exons ATGGCAGTTTCTTCAGGTCCTGTATTCAGAATTAACCAGCCTACTTTACCATATTTAACAACTCCAAGATTTCACTTCACTAAGAAAAAG TTTCCTGTAAAAGCTTCTGTGAATGGTTCAGATGAAATCAATGGGAAGATAGTaggaaacaaagaaaaagatagTTGGCAGATTGACTTTTCTGGAGATAAGCCACCTACTCCATTTTTGGATACAATCAATTATCCAATGCATATGAAGAATCTATCCAAACTG gATCTTGAACATTTAGCTGCAGAATTAAGAGCAGAGATTGTTTATTCAGTGGCAAAAACAGGAGGCCATTTGAGTTCAAGTTTAGGTGTTGTGGATTTAACTGTGGCTTTGCACCATGTTTTTGATACTCCTGAGGATAAAATTATATGGGATGTTGGTCATCAG GCATATGCACACAAAATCTTGACAGGAAGGAGGTCCAAAATGCATACAATTAGAAAGACTTCAGGGCTAGCACCATTTCCAAAAAGAGATGAAAGTGTATATGATGCTTTTGGTGCAGGGCATAGTTCAACAAGCATCTCTGCTGGTCTTG GCATGGCGGTTGCTCGAGATCTTTTAGGGAAAAACAACCATGTCATTTCTATAATCGGAGATGGATCCATGACAGCAGGACAAGCATATGAGGCCCTGAATAATGCAGGGTTCCTCGATTCGAATCTAATCGTCATCCTGAATGATAATGAACAAGTTTCTCTACCAACTGCAACTTTAGATGGCCCTGCAACTCCAGTAGGAGCCCTCAGCAGTGCCTTAAGCAAACTCCAAGCTAGTCGTAAGTTTAGACAACTTCGCGAAGCTGCAAAG AGTGTAACAAAGCAAATTGGTCCTCAAGCACATGAAGTTGCAGCTAAAGTAGATGAATATGCAAGGGGAATGATTAGTGCTTCTGGTTCCACTCTTTTTGAGGAACTCGGATTGTATTATATCGGTCCAGTAGACGGACACAATATCGAAgacttgatcaatattttacaGAAGGTGAAATCAATGCCAGCACCAGGACCAGTCCTAATTCACATTGTAAcagagaaaggaaaaggatatcCACCAGCAGAAGCAGCAGCCGATAAAATGCACG GGGTGGCACAGTTTGATCCGAAAACAGGAAAGCAATTTAAGGCCAAATCGCCTACTCTTTCATATACTCAATACTTTGCTGAATCACTGATTAAAGAAGCCGAAAATGATGACAAGATTGTAGCTATCCATGCTGCAATGGGTGGTGGAACTGGCCTTAATTATTTCCAAAAACGATTCCCGGAGCGttgttttgatgttggcattgcTGAGCAACATGCAGTTACCTTCGCAGCCGGTTTAGCTACAGAAGGACTAAAACCATTCTGTGCTATCTACTCCTCGTTCTTACAACGAGGCTATGATCAG GTGGTGCACGACGTGGATCTTCAGAAATTACCTGTCCGGTTTGCAATGGACCGAGCCGGTTTGGTTGGTGCGGACGGTCCAACACATTGTGGAGCGTTCGATGTAGCGTACATGGCTTGTTTGCCTAATATGGTAGTAATGGCTCCATCAGATGAAGCAGAGCTAATGCATATGGTTGCAACAGCAGCTGCTATTGATGATAGGCCTAGTTGCTTCAGATTTCCTAGAGGAAATGGAATTGGTGCAGTTCTTGCTCAAAACAATAAAGGAATACCAATTGAG GTTGGTAAGGGAAGAATACTCAGAGAAGGTGAAAGGGTTGCCATTTTAGGATATGGTTCCATAGTACAACAATGTTTGGGTGCTGCAGACATCTTGCAATCCCATAATGTAAGAATAACAGTAGCTGATGCTAGGTTCTGCAAGCCATTGGATGCTGATCTTATTAGGAGATTAGCCAGAGAACATGAAATCTTGATCACTGTTGAAGAAGGATCAATTGGAGGATTTGGCTCACATGTGGCTCATTTCTTAAGCCTAAACAGCATTTTGGATGGACCTCTTAAG TTGAGGTCAATGGTACTTCCAGATAGATACATTGATCATGGTTCACCACTTGATCAAATTGAAGCAGCTGGTTTATCATCTAGGCATATATCTGCTACAATTCTAACATTATTGGGAAGGCCAAAGGAAGCTATGGTAGTAAATTAA